One genomic segment of Suttonella sp. R2A3 includes these proteins:
- a CDS encoding phosphatase PAP2 family protein: MKAWITWPFLVIIACIVLLAVLALKVIAADFATYPEVSFIEGNLNPILLCAFAVLLWLWAAVKAWRTPDWPWLGSLLFALSWLVFPLLKLVNLYWINWSADTFLEHVDGLIWGGRSLAAYVRYEDYPWLADVLAACYFAFYFIVLAGVAVYTWRRHSTAAKAFFNGLMFVYLLGFIGYFALPAAGPVFYHLPDQGGGGVVARFVIETVKQGVTGMDVFPSLHTAITVFIVAFFYLDGYRKTAWCLLPVMLGLIAATIFLRYHYGVDVLAGLLLAAVALWWFSPKRLLD; the protein is encoded by the coding sequence ATGAAAGCATGGATTACTTGGCCGTTTCTAGTCATCATCGCGTGCATTGTGCTGTTGGCTGTACTGGCGCTAAAGGTTATTGCTGCTGATTTTGCGACCTATCCAGAAGTTAGTTTCATCGAAGGTAATCTGAATCCTATTTTGCTCTGTGCTTTTGCGGTGTTGTTGTGGCTGTGGGCGGCGGTTAAAGCATGGCGAACGCCGGATTGGCCGTGGCTTGGTTCATTGTTATTTGCGCTATCCTGGCTGGTTTTTCCATTGCTCAAACTGGTTAATCTTTATTGGATTAACTGGTCTGCGGATACTTTTTTAGAGCACGTGGATGGTTTGATCTGGGGTGGAAGATCGCTGGCAGCTTATGTTCGTTATGAGGATTATCCATGGTTGGCGGATGTGTTGGCGGCGTGTTATTTCGCATTTTATTTTATCGTATTGGCTGGCGTGGCGGTTTATACGTGGCGGCGGCATAGCACAGCAGCAAAGGCGTTTTTTAACGGTTTAATGTTCGTCTATCTGTTGGGTTTTATCGGCTATTTTGCGCTGCCGGCGGCAGGTCCTGTGTTCTATCATCTACCAGATCAAGGCGGTGGCGGTGTGGTGGCGCGCTTTGTCATCGAGACGGTTAAACAAGGCGTGACCGGTATGGATGTCTTTCCCAGCTTACATACCGCGATAACGGTGTTTATCGTCGCGTTCTTTTATCTTGATGGGTACCGTAAAACGGCGTGGTGTTTATTGCCGGTGATGCTGGGATTGATCGCAGCGACGATCTTTTTGCGTTATCACTACGGGGTGGATGTATTAGCAGGTCTATTGTTAGCAGCGGTGGCTTTATGGTGGTTTTCACCGAAACGATTGCTTGATTAA